In Salinibaculum sp. SYNS191, the genomic window GGATATCAACCTGGACATCAACGCCAGCGACCTTACAGACGGCGAACTCACCCAGCGGATTGCGGCACTGGAACAGGCTATCGATGAGACGCGCGACTCGATTCCGACGGAGACAGACAGTTCGACGGCCGCCGAAACCGTCTCCTCACTGGCGCGCTTCGACGGGCCGATCGATTCCGAAGAGGTGGCCGTCATCGCGCACTTCAGCAACGGGACCGACCGCCCAGTCCCCGAGGAGTACATCAGCATCGACCAGTCCGCGGCAACGACAGTCGGCCAGGGAGAGACGGTCGTCCGCATCGAGGACTTCCCACTCGGCGATGCGACCAGCGTGCAATTCGAGTGGTTGGCGGCGACGCCAGACGGAATCGCCGGCGCGACCGAACGAGTGAGCAATCCGCTCGTCGATGCCGACCCGCCGGCAGTCAACTCCGTCCGCGTCTCGTCGCTCGCACCAGGGCCAGACGACAGCGTTACCGTCGAACTCAACCCGGCAGCAGACTCGACGTACCGCAACCTGACCGACGCGACGGTCTACGGCCCCGACGGCTCGACACTGTCGACGACAGGCATCGAGAACGGCCGACAGACCTCGTTCACGACGGCCGGCCAGGGCCGCCACCTGGTCGAGTTGACCTACAGCGATCTCGACGGCAACCAGTACGTCCGCCGCATCCCGATCAAGGCGGCTGCCAACGACGTCAACCGGCCGCCGAGTATCCGTGCGGAATCGGGGCCGACCGGCCGCTACGCACCAGCCGGCGACGGCCTCGACGCCGGCGATATTCAGCGCGACGGAACCGACATCACCATCGCCGCTGTCGTCGGTCGACAACAGGACGTCCCGTCGAGTATCCATGCCTACACCAGCGATATCGACCAGAATCCGATGGGCGACCTCACGGTGCGCGTCCTCCGCGGCGAGGAGAGGAAGAGCGTCACCACGCGCTCGGAGATCGTCATCCACGCCCAGGCGACGCCTGACGACGGCACCTACATCTACCGCGGGGAGAACCCCATCACGACCGACGGCACGCAGTTCGGACGCGTCACACACATGGATAATCAGACACTCATCAGGACCTACACCGACGACAGCGGCACCGTCGACCTGAGTATCCGCCGACCCAGCGGCCTCGTCGATAGCACCGTTGAGTCGATCCGCTGGCAGCTGGCACAACTGCAGCTGCAGGTCAGCGGCTTCACCGACGCCCTCGGCGGCGTCGGCGTCTCACTCGGTGGCTTGTGGCTGTTCGTCTCCCTTCGCCGCCGGGAGGTGATGCCATGAACAGTCGCGCAATCGCCCTCGCCGCGCTCATGCTCGTCTCGACAGTCACCGTCCCGGTGACCGCGGCCGACGGCAGCAGCGACATCGTCGAATACGGCACCGACGGGCAACCCTCGTTCCTCGTGACCTACGACGACGGCGAGTTCGCGAGTCTGCAGGCCTGGGCTGAATCGGCACCCGGCTACAGCATTGTGGAGAACGCGACTGCTGACAACACGGCAGTCGTCTCCGGGCCGCGCTACGAGGTCGTCGCACCGACACTCCTGCAGAACCCACTGGTCGCCCTCGGCGGCGGAACGATCGCCCCGATGCCACTCCAATCGCGCTCGTACGTCCAGTCGGTCGACCCGAACTACCGGCATGCACTCCCAGAGCCAGTCGGCGCGCTCGCCAGCGAGAGTGATTACGAAGCCCCGCGGTCGGACTGGCTGGTCGACGGTGGCTTCAACACCGACGGCATCGCGTTCGACGGCGACGCGAATCAGTCGACCATCGGCGCAGTCGCGACCGACCTCAACGCCGACCAGGTTGCAGCCGACGGCAGCGGCGTCCGCGTCGCCGTCCTCGACACGGGGGCGAACGTCGTCAACGGCACCGACGACCCGCTGTACGGCCAACGCATCGTCGGTGCTCGCAACTTCGTCACCGACCAGCCCGCCGTCGCGAGCAACGACTACGCGAACGTGTCTGACGGCAACGGACACGGTAGCTGGGTCCTTTCCTCGATGGCCGCAAACGCCACGAACAACACGTACGACGGCATCGCTCTCGGCGCGGACTATCTCGTCGGCAAGACGCTCGCCGACGACGGCAGCGGGTCGACCGCGGATATCGTCGACGGCATCTACTGGGCTGAGGCACAGGACGCGGACCTCCTCTCGATGTCGCTCGGGAGTGCCGTCTACGACGAGTCGCTGGCCGATGCCTTGCGACACTTCGTCGCCGGCAACGGCACCGCGGCGTTCATCGCGGTCGGGAACTCCCGCATGACGCGGCCAGCCCAGATTGCCTCGCCGTCGGACGTCCCCGAACCAGGCATCGTCTCCGTCGCGGCGACCAACGCGACCAATGCCTCACAGGCTGGGCCGGCGTACTTCTCACAGACTGGCTCGGACAACGGTTATTCGGACCTCTCGTCCGGGACCACTCGCGGCGCTGGCCCTGATATCGCCGGGCCAGGGATGCGCGTCACGGTGCCGGTCTTCAGCGCGGACGGCTACCGGCGCAACGAGACACTGTCGGGCACGTCGATGAGCACGCCCATCGTCGCGGCGGTCGGAACACTCAGCCTCGATGCCCGGCCAGATCTGGAGAACGACACCGACGCGTTCGTGTCGGCGGTTACGAACACGACGCGGCCGATCCCACTGGCCGGGACGACGGAGGTCGGCGCGGGAATGGTCGACGCCGCGAAGCTCGTCGCCGACAACACGTCGGGAACCAGCCAGACCGATGCTCGGACAGAGCCTGCACAACGGAGAGACCAGGCCAACCGCTCGCTGGGGCTCGACTGGCGCTTCCAGGCACTGCGCCGTATCCAGGTAGGGATCTAAGATGCTCTCACGCCGCGAGTTCCTGACGACCATCGCCACCGGCGGGGCCGTCGCCGGCGCTGGAACAGTCACGGCCAGCCAACTCGATCCCTACGAGACCCAGCCGGACTTCGTGACGATCTCCTACGACGAGGACTTCCTCTCAGAGTACCAGCCGCGGCTGGTCACGCGAACGCTGGATGTCAAGCCCTCGAAGATGTACGCCTGGCGCGTCGACTCGACGGAGAGGAGTACCACGATGGCCTGCTACTGGACGTACTACGTTACTCAGCAAGGACTCTCTGGCGCAGACTCACACCTGTACGACCGGGAGCCCGTCTACGTCGAGGTCGACGAGACGGGAGCGATCGAATCCGTACACGTCGACGGCTACCACTACCTGCTCAAGTCATATCCGAGCGCAGTACCGACGACTGGCGAGACGCACCCCACACTCAAAGCGGTCAACCCGTATCACTTCTACGTCGCGACGACAGAGGTGGGCGAGACGGTCGACCTCGCGGACATGCACGACCGCTACGGCCCGTGGATCCGCAACGGCTGGAATGTCCACGAACCGGCCGTGCTCAACCCTTGGAAAGTCAAGTCGCGGAAGCACTGGTGGCCTGACGGCACGTTCGGGTACTCTCGACGGGCCTTCTACTGGGACACGCTGCTGGGGATCTCACAGTCGACCGGCATCGACGTGCGCGGCGCACAGGAGAGTGACCTGACATGAGCATCCGATGGAGCACGGGAGGCGTTCCCCGCCCCCGCCGCCGGTGCCTCCGCCGAGAGACGCCCACTGTATCGCTCGCTCACCAACTGCGACCCAACCATCCTGATTCATGCGACACTCAATCAAGACAGGCGTGGCTGCACTGTTCGCGCTCCTGCTGCTGACGGCAGGCGTCGCGATGGCAGCCCCGAGTATCGACTCCGAAACGACTGTGACCTCGACGACCTCCGCCTATGCGGACGGCGAAACGCAGACGACGTTCAACGCGTCTGACGGGGTGAACCTCTCGACGATTCAGGCAAGCTATGCGACGACCAAGCCGGAAATTCGTATCATCGATCCGGAGACGGACACCGTCATCAAGACGGTCACGAACGCGTCGGATCCAGGTTACTTCACGAAAACCGGGGACGACGGGACGACGTACTACTACAACACGACCTTCGCCGAGAGTGACTTCGAGCGGATGCCGATGGCCGCCAACGAGAACAAGTCGGTGACGCTGCGATTCATCGACAACTCGTCACTGGACGACCCGACCAGTAGCGACATGACGAACACGACGGTGTACCTCGAAAACACGGACGAGCGAACCGTCCTGCGGGGCGACGCTGGGGCGATGGAGTTCGGCAGTGACGGCTTCAGTGCCTTCGGCTTCAACTGGAGCGTCGACAAGAACGCCGAACTCGACCAGAGCGACGTCACAGTCGACGGCGACAACACGAGCGTCATCCTGACGCTCGAAGACGAGGCCGGCGATACCGACACGTCGGTCCAGCAGCGCTTCGCCAACGCCGTCCCCGAAGAAGTCGAGAGCGGCGACTGGCTGAAGACCCAGCAGGTCTACGTCGACGGCACGCCGATCAAGGTGTTCTACGACTCCGCCCCCTCGGACGCGGAGGGCACCTACGGCGTCTACGACGAGGATGCGAACCTCGTCCGCGTCGAGCTGGGCGAGGAGTTTGCAGACGACTCCTCAGTTGACATCCGTGCGGTCGGTAACAACAAGTACGGCTGGTGGACCCTGGTCAGCGATTTCGGCGCGTTCTGGTAACTGCCAACTCCATCTTTCCTGCGCTCGATTCGGTCGACAGCCCGGTCGCGACGGGCCGCAGGCATTGCCCGGCTCGGAGGCATCGTATCCGGCTTGACTGCTACCCCAACACACCCCACTGCAACCGTCCCGACTGCCACACTCTGTTCATCTGACGACGCCGGCATCCCGGGCAGGGAATCCAGCCGGCGTCACGTGAGTCTCCGCGGCTCAGTCCGGGGAGACGCACCAACCATGTCACGGAAAACAGGCGCAATCCGAATCGTCTTCGGGATCCTGCTGTACCCGGTCAACATCGCCGTGTCGATTCTGTTCCTGGTCATCGTGTTCCCGTTCGCGATCCTGGACATTCTCGCACAGGTGTTGCTGGGAAGCAGCCCCATCCCGGGCCGCAAGGTCGTGATGTCGATCCTGGACTGGCAGCGTGCCTATCTGGGTACGTCACGACTGGCGAAGGCGATCGACCACTGAAGTAACCATGCACACAGACACACTGCGCCACGAGCCCGAGAGAGACGGCGCTCGTGGCACCAACAGAGGGAACGAGCATGCGTAGGCGGGCGACCGTCCTCGCGGCCGCGCTCGTCCTCGCGACCGCCACGACCGGCGTCGCAGTCGGCAGCGTCGCGGCCGACGACGGCGGCTTCCTCGACGGCATCTTCGGCGACGACGAGTCAACGGCCGACAACGAGACAGACGACGGCCTGCTGAGTATCGACAGCCTGGAGACGATCTGGGCTGGCTACAAGGGAACCGCCGAAGGCGGCTATCAGCGACTCCTCAACCTGGGCGAGACGGCGGATGCACAACTGACAGCACAGGAGGTTCAGACATTCGTCAACGAGCACAACGAGTCCTTCGAGCGGTACATCAACGCCCGAACGACGGCGACGACGGACTTCGATGTCGTTGCCATCGAGTTCATCGACGAGAGTGGCAGCGACACGCGGTACCTGGTCGCCGACGTCGTCGACGGCAACTACACGAACGGCGGGATGGTCGCGACGACCGATCGCACAGTCGACGAGAGGTGCGAACTCGAAGACCAGGCTGTCGCGAAGGCCATCGAGGAGCTACGGTCGGTCTTGGATACGTACGTCATCCCTGGCGAGGATATCGACACCAAGCGCCTCGCCGAACTCAACACGCAGTACCTGCCCGACGTGTCCTGCTCGTTCCTCAAACTAACCTGAACCACACATGAGTACGAAACTACAGCAAGCAACTGACAGCGTCGATAGCACCGCAATCAAACAAATCGGGAAGTTCCTGGGCGTCCTGTTCCTGTTCAGCCTGGTGTTCTTTGTCGCACTGCTGATGTTCGCGGCGATGGGTCGCCAGGGGTCAACGGGCTCGCTCCTGCTCGCCATCATCCTGATCGGTGGGGCGAACACAGGGCTGCACTACGCACTCTCGCGCCGGGGCTGGTAAGATGCCGGCGGAGACTGCCCGCAACGTTCTCGGCAGCCTCGCCGCGGCCGGGATGGCCGTCGTTGGCGCGCTCGGCTCGCTCGTCGGCTGGGTCTGGAGCCAGATGCGGGGCGCGGCCGGCAACTGGCGGGACTTCTTCTCGGACCGAGAGTGGTTCGAGGACCGCGCCCGTGGCTGGTTCGCGTTCACTGTGCTGGCTCCGATCCGCTACTACGGCCAGCTCGTGAAGTGGGCTATCGCGGGGACGCCACGGGAGCAGATCTACGCGGCGGCCGCGCTGGCACTCTCGCTGACGATCGCGTCGTTTGGCGTCCTCACAGTCATCGCCGTTGCAGTGTTCGTCCCGCTGGTCATCATCGGCCTCCTGCGGATGATCCCGGCGGTCAACGACGGCTACGACGGCCTGCGGGAACAGGGCAGCAAACCGGCGAAGTGGATCCGAGAATGACGCCCAGACGAACACTCCTCGTGGTGCTGATCATCATCGCGACCGTCGCGATGGCTGTCCCCGCCACTGCCCAGACTGAGACCACGACGGCCTGCGACCAGTCGGTGACACACTCGTTCCGGACGGCCAGCGCCGAGACGACCTGGAACGAGACGGCAGACGTCGCGAGCACGGAGTCGAACACGCAGGTCAGCGTCGCCGACGGCACGGGCTTCGTTCGCGTCGCCGGCGAGAACCCGAACGGCTACTGCACGACACTCACGGTCGAACTCCCGGCCGACATCGTCACGCCGTCGGACCTCGGAACGGTCGACTCGCTCAACGAGACTGTCGAAGCAGACTGGCGCGCCGTCCAGAACTTCTCGACCGGTGCGGAGTTCACCCGCATCACGTTCACCCTGGCGGCCGGCCAGAGCGCGGCCTTCGCGCCGAACAAGGCTCGCGTCGTCACGCTGGCCTGGGTGACCGAGACTAAGCGCCAGTCAAACAGCATCGTCGACCGCATCAGCGGTCTGTTCCGCGGCGACGACGCCCTCGACCAGCGCACGTACACGATCGAGGGCCAGCCCGGCAACCGGAAGACAGTCCCGCTGACGAGTGCAAACACGTCGGCGACGGTCACCGACTGGATCGCGGAGTACCGGACGGCCGACGGCAGCTGGCAACCAGTCGGCCAGGACCCAGAAGCAGCGGTCTACTACACCGAACCGTCGGAGGACGCCCTCCGACTGCACTACAACGAGGACACCACCGTCCGCTGGACGGCGAACCCGACCTTCGCTGAGAAGATCAGCTACCAGTGGTCGGGCTACTCCGCCGGCTGGGACGGCCTCGGTGACCTCGCCGACTCACTCCCGTTCTGAGCATGCAAGGCAAATACTGGATCATCCTCGTGGGTGCGGCCCTCATCGCGCTCCCAGTGCTCGTGACGCCGGCGGGCTGGATGCTCGCCGCCGGTCTCGTCGCGCTGTGGCTCGTCCTCACACTGGCCGGGCCGTGGGCCGTCCGCGAGGTGTTCGACCTCAAGAAGAGCAGAGAATCGGGCATGAAAGCAAAGCAAGTCAGCGACCGCCTCGCTGGCTCCGACGACGAGAGGTACCGCCGATGAGCAACTGGTTGATCTTCGGTGCGATCATTGGTTCCGTCGCGGTCGGTCTGCTGGCGTACGCACGCTGGGGCTCGACCGGCGGCACCTTCCGTGATGCCCTGTCGGTCATCCGCAACGGCTTTTTCGTCCTCGCTGGGGTGTCGCTCATCCTCGGCGGCTTCGTCATCGTCGGCAGCATCGTCATCGCGGTGTTCGTGTTCCTCGGGACGTCAGCGTTCCTCTCACTCCGAGAGGACCTCGTCCGGAACGCGGTCGCACCCGACCAGTAGCGAACTTCTCATTTCCAACGTGATTGGAAAAATGGCACTCGAACATGCAGCAACAGTCGAATCGTTCGGTGAGAGTCAACAGCACCACCGGCTGTACATCCCGAAAGACATCCGCACAGACTCGGACTACCCACTGGCCGCCGGCCTGGACGTGCAACTGCGCGTCGTCGGGCCGTGTGTCCTGGTCGTCCCGCAACGCCGCTCGTCACTCGTCGAGACCGTCGCCGACGTCATCGAAAAGGAGGTGCTCTGATGCCCGACGATGACGACCTCGCCGAGCTGGAGCAGATCCGTCTCGAACTTCGTGACTACCGCAACGAAGTCGACGATCCGGACCTCCGCGAAGCGATCCACGACTGGCTCGACGAGAGTCACGAGCGCGTCGACGCAGACACCATCGCCGAGTTCATGAACGGCCGCCTGACGCAGATGCTCTCGGACTACGAGATGTTCTACTCCTCGGAGGTCGACAGCCCTGGCGAAGCGTTCCCGGATGACTGCTCGGACTGTCGCCACTACGGCAGCGCCTGTCCGGTCTTGGTCGGCCCCGTCGAACCGGAGTTTCGAGAGCGACGCCTGGCCGAAGCCGAGACGGAGTCCCAGCAGCGACAGGTGTTCCAGCAACAGGCCATCGACACGGGCTGCAAGCGCATCCCCGAGTTCCTCGAAGAGTGGGACGAAGAGCACGCCGACTTCGTCCGTCGTGGTGATGACTTGTTGTACAGGGCTCAACAGGACATCCAGGACCCGGACGATCTCCGGGTCGATGACGGAGGTGTTGAGGTGTGATATCGGAACTGAAGAGAGCAGCGAACTACCTCGCTGCATCGACCGCGCTACATCTGCTGCTGTTCGTCGTGGGTGTGAACCCGGTGGCCGACTCACTCGGCTTCGCCGTCGCATCGACGTTCACATTCAGCGATGTCGGTGTGAGTTCCTACATCCAGCTGTATCTCTTCGTCGTCTCGGTGCTGTCCTGGGTCATCGTAGCAGTCCTACTCTGGATCGCTGTACGCGTCATCAGGCGACTGCAACGGACGAGAGACTCTCCCTTCGGAGGTGTTGACACGTGAGCCCACTCGTGTTGATCCTGATCGTCGGCGGAACACTCCTCGTCGGCATCGGGTTCATCATCTGGCTGGTCAAGCGCGGGACCTTCGAACCAGACGCCACGAACACTGACAGCGGCGACGAGCGCGCAAACCTCTCTGCACGGCAGCGCGCCGAGGACTGGTCGGTCCCACTCCGCCGCCGCTACAAGGCACTGCCCGGGCCGGCCCGGATGCTCGTCGCGACCATCGTCGTCCTGGTGGTCGCGCTGGCAGCGCTGATGTACCAGATCCTCCAGAGCGGCAAGCCACTGGGGCAGGTCGTCGACATCCGCATGGCTGCAGCGACCATCGGCCTCATCGGTATCGGCGGCGGCCTCTGGCTGGAGCGCTGGTCGCGCGACCGCGTCCGGTACGCGTACGTTTTCTACGAACGCGAAGGCGGCGACCCAGACAGCGAGCGCATCCCGTTCATGACTGACTCCCGGAGTTCCGCGACGGCGCGGAAATCATCAAGGAAGTCGCGAGTTCGCGCCTCTTCGGATTGGCGTGGCGCTACCGCCAGGTAGCAGAGCGGCGTGGCCTCCGCGAGTCCCAATCGCTCCCCGAGGACATCGTCGAGCACATGGTCCCGGAACACGCCTGGGAGTGTCCTGACGGCAACGTCGTCATCCGAACGCACGCGGAAGGCGACCAGGTCCTGACCGGCGCGACGGAGCCGGACAAGACCTACTCCTCACCGCGGCAACTCTCCCGCGAGGAAGCCATCAAACTCCGCGAACAGCGCCAGCGCATCAACGCCGAACTCCAGAACGTCCGCGCGACGAACGCCGAACTCATGCGCCAGATTCGCCAACTCCGGAAGAAAATCAAGAACGAGGAGTACAGCGAACGCGAGGACCTCATCACAGACCTCGGACAACTGCTTGAACAGTTCGCGCCGATCCTCAACGACCACTACGACAACAACACCAACGGCCACCGGCCGGATCCGGCCGAAGCCATCGCGAACGGGGGTGACGAGTGATGCCGAACAAAGACCAAAAAGCAACTCTCGATTTTATTGAAGAAACAATCGAAAGCCCAGACGACCACAATCGGGCGGCTAGAGAAATCGCACTTGCTGTTGCTGAACGAGTTGATGAAGTCATCGAATCAAACGGACATCCTGTCGACCTCACTATTGAAATGGAAATTAGTGGTCATGGGGGTGACAACTCGTGAGACGAGTCGTCGCACTCGCGGCCGTCCTCACGCTCCTGTGCATGACTGCGTTCGCGCCCGTGCCCGCTGCGGCCGCGAACGCGACCGCGGGCAACGTGTCCGCGACGCCGACGGCCACGACCACGGAGACGCCGACTGCGGCGACGCCGACAGCAACGCCGTCGGATGGCTTCGAGTCGACGGTCTCGGTCCGCATCATCCCCGTCCACTACGATGCAGACTACCTCTCGGCCCGACAGACGACCGAGGGAATCGAAACGACCGGCCCCTTCGCGACGTTCGAGCTGGGTCGGGCAGCCGACCAGGTGGAGATCGTCGAGCCCGGCGCTCGGGCGAACCTCCTCGCCGACGGTCGGCTCGTGAAAGTCGAGTACAGCCAGGGCGCGTCGCCGGGCGAGCAGTCGCTGTATCACCTGCGGCTGTACTATCCCGACGGCCAGCAGGAAGTGTCGCTGTACGCCTCGCAGACCAACGTCAGCGTCACGGGTGGCGAACTCACTGGGTACCGACCGTTCGTCGAGGACATGCTCGACAGCGCCGAGGAGGAAGGCTTCGAGCGAAACCCAGAGGGCGCACAGAACTACCTGGACTACCTGCAAGAGCGAAGCCAGCTCTTCCAGAACTTCTTCTCGGAGAAGTTCGTCCAGGCGATGCTGCTGATCTGGACCTGGATCCGCAACCCTGTGGGTCTCGGATTCACGATCATGGCCGCGGCACTTGCGGCGACCTGGCTGTACCGGAATCACGGCCGCGTCCTGGATATCATCTCGTCAGACCCAGGCAAGAGCCAGCGCCGG contains:
- a CDS encoding twin-arginine translocation signal domain-containing protein; this encodes MLSRREFLTTIATGGAVAGAGTVTASQLDPYETQPDFVTISYDEDFLSEYQPRLVTRTLDVKPSKMYAWRVDSTERSTTMACYWTYYVTQQGLSGADSHLYDREPVYVEVDETGAIESVHVDGYHYLLKSYPSAVPTTGETHPTLKAVNPYHFYVATTEVGETVDLADMHDRYGPWIRNGWNVHEPAVLNPWKVKSRKHWWPDGTFGYSRRAFYWDTLLGISQSTGIDVRGAQESDLT
- a CDS encoding S8 family peptidase, with the protein product MNSRAIALAALMLVSTVTVPVTAADGSSDIVEYGTDGQPSFLVTYDDGEFASLQAWAESAPGYSIVENATADNTAVVSGPRYEVVAPTLLQNPLVALGGGTIAPMPLQSRSYVQSVDPNYRHALPEPVGALASESDYEAPRSDWLVDGGFNTDGIAFDGDANQSTIGAVATDLNADQVAADGSGVRVAVLDTGANVVNGTDDPLYGQRIVGARNFVTDQPAVASNDYANVSDGNGHGSWVLSSMAANATNNTYDGIALGADYLVGKTLADDGSGSTADIVDGIYWAEAQDADLLSMSLGSAVYDESLADALRHFVAGNGTAAFIAVGNSRMTRPAQIASPSDVPEPGIVSVAATNATNASQAGPAYFSQTGSDNGYSDLSSGTTRGAGPDIAGPGMRVTVPVFSADGYRRNETLSGTSMSTPIVAAVGTLSLDARPDLENDTDAFVSAVTNTTRPIPLAGTTEVGAGMVDAAKLVADNTSGTSQTDARTEPAQRRDQANRSLGLDWRFQALRRIQVGI